One Paenisporosarcina sp. FSL H8-0542 genomic region harbors:
- a CDS encoding PQQ-binding-like beta-propeller repeat protein, protein MKPLNEKGKTVKEKLKPITVAVMCSLALAAVVKPVVADNPNATVTGTVFADKNGNGVRDNNEQGIPNVSVSDGKSISVTDDSGKYTLTANIERRQSDIVFVTVPSGYSVPTDENKTPQFYKQLGNLEAGETREQNFGLLLKPESNNPNFSFANVADVHVEAGSNNNRERFTSQLAQINESTGNPAFIAVSGDLTNRATDAEYQDYTSSTATSAVPVYPAVGNHDFAPGSSYQTRVDRYRKYLGPEWYSFDYGNRHFVTLENTLGFNENDQLEWLKQDLAQNAKDKEVVVFVHKPLNTPETPSPDNTKKFIELLSQYQTRLVMVGHTHVNDVAQDTIPGANHVTTVSSAYTIDQSPNGFRMVSFQGDHKNAKYKMYDVKQSAAIVHPAAGSDVPKGEVDILVNAYNTTSNVSKVEYRVDGGSWKKLKQSSGMAWFTQWNAKKASKGKHAIEVRVTDDAGKVWVKNNTFNIVDSQRISPKGGSDWTMFHGNAQHTGEAKDTLEAGMRLGWTYRTPGTILTSSPAIANGMVYIGTRDENGTDQNAIHAVDLETGLKKWEVKADAQVQASPAVADGVVYANSIRGTLYAMNAKTGERIWEKSVGKDQVQRSWMYYSPTVADGVLYQAYSTGSGGAIMALDAKTGEQLWNAPLAGGWIVESTPVVQDGKVFVGADGGWLISLDAATGKEIWRKKPAGGWMHSMPSISDGRVFMGYQGGLIVSLDASTGNELWRYKSSDKSYIHGQATGSSPAVADGVVYMGFPDGNVAAIDAGTGSLKWKYRTDGGIISSAAVSGETIFIGSNDGKLYALDRITGQPLWHHEIGAWVASSPAISGNTLVVGAHDGNLYAYTPGGKSAQRWPRVTGKVTDADTGKPVAGATVVATDTEGNRLTSVANADGQYLIGLKPGNYTLSTKRRGFHSDTSLSVTMVEGKNETKELKLNAITEPIAGESQEAPDFHAGSTRLDATTDNPYHYIINNKVEATISTQVAANNQAGTFQPGWLGDFALQDDNAMETLDWSELILSPTMNDPQVPWNRSGEWLSLPKIETLGNAIKASGEAQIDPSIKTSVTYQLLPDAPVAKLTLELENTGTKDFKGYFQYLLDPDSSDDTAIVPGFANVNPGFKTSGWTGNYVYDGPKTAINSPAHGIAWVKDKPTGISAFGYIFGASFDASVAAGEKRTISWYHITDYPAEGTNPAANIERWATQLETLDPNAAE, encoded by the coding sequence ATGAAACCTTTAAATGAAAAAGGGAAAACGGTGAAGGAAAAGCTTAAACCGATTACCGTAGCCGTGATGTGTAGTCTTGCTTTGGCGGCTGTCGTCAAACCGGTTGTCGCAGATAATCCTAATGCTACTGTTACGGGAACGGTGTTCGCAGACAAAAATGGAAATGGAGTCCGCGATAACAACGAACAAGGAATTCCAAATGTGTCTGTATCAGATGGTAAGAGCATTTCCGTTACCGATGATTCAGGAAAGTATACACTGACGGCAAACATTGAAAGACGCCAGTCGGATATCGTCTTTGTTACCGTTCCTAGCGGGTATAGCGTCCCAACAGACGAAAACAAAACACCCCAGTTCTATAAGCAACTTGGCAACCTCGAGGCCGGTGAAACACGAGAACAAAACTTCGGACTGCTACTTAAGCCTGAAAGCAATAATCCTAACTTTTCCTTTGCCAACGTGGCCGATGTTCACGTGGAAGCAGGGTCAAATAATAACCGTGAACGATTCACATCACAGCTAGCGCAAATTAACGAATCGACAGGAAACCCGGCCTTTATCGCCGTTAGTGGCGACTTGACCAACCGGGCGACCGATGCAGAATATCAGGATTATACATCGAGCACAGCTACATCTGCTGTTCCTGTCTACCCAGCTGTCGGAAACCATGACTTTGCCCCAGGTTCTAGCTATCAAACAAGAGTGGACCGTTACCGCAAGTATCTCGGACCTGAGTGGTATTCATTCGATTATGGCAACAGGCATTTTGTCACATTGGAAAATACATTGGGCTTCAATGAAAATGACCAATTGGAATGGTTAAAACAGGATCTCGCCCAAAATGCAAAAGACAAAGAAGTAGTAGTATTCGTCCATAAGCCTTTGAATACACCGGAAACCCCGTCACCTGATAACACGAAGAAGTTTATTGAACTTCTTAGCCAGTATCAGACACGACTGGTGATGGTTGGACATACCCATGTTAACGATGTGGCACAAGATACGATTCCAGGTGCTAACCATGTAACGACTGTTTCAAGTGCTTATACGATCGATCAGTCACCGAACGGATTCCGAATGGTTTCTTTCCAGGGCGACCACAAGAATGCTAAGTATAAGATGTATGACGTTAAACAAAGCGCAGCGATTGTCCATCCAGCGGCCGGAAGCGATGTTCCAAAGGGCGAAGTGGACATATTGGTAAATGCCTATAATACGACAAGCAATGTCTCTAAAGTGGAATACAGAGTAGATGGCGGCTCATGGAAAAAACTGAAACAAAGCAGCGGAATGGCCTGGTTTACCCAATGGAATGCTAAAAAAGCATCAAAAGGCAAGCATGCCATAGAAGTTAGGGTAACCGACGATGCAGGAAAGGTTTGGGTTAAAAACAACACGTTCAACATCGTAGACTCTCAGCGTATCTCACCTAAGGGCGGTTCTGACTGGACGATGTTCCACGGCAATGCCCAGCATACCGGAGAGGCAAAAGATACACTCGAAGCGGGTATGCGATTAGGTTGGACCTACCGGACACCAGGTACGATTCTTACCTCCTCCCCTGCCATTGCAAATGGAATGGTTTATATCGGGACACGTGATGAAAACGGAACGGACCAAAATGCTATCCATGCGGTTGACCTGGAAACCGGCCTAAAGAAATGGGAAGTAAAAGCAGATGCCCAGGTCCAAGCATCCCCAGCGGTAGCAGACGGAGTCGTTTATGCGAATTCGATTCGCGGCACACTCTATGCGATGAATGCAAAAACTGGGGAAAGGATTTGGGAAAAATCCGTTGGCAAGGATCAAGTACAGAGATCCTGGATGTATTATTCTCCAACAGTAGCCGATGGAGTCCTATACCAGGCATACAGCACAGGCAGCGGAGGTGCAATCATGGCGCTTGATGCCAAAACTGGCGAACAATTATGGAATGCTCCTTTAGCAGGCGGCTGGATCGTTGAATCCACACCTGTAGTACAAGATGGCAAGGTATTTGTTGGTGCAGACGGCGGCTGGCTGATCTCTCTTGACGCTGCTACAGGCAAGGAAATCTGGCGCAAAAAACCAGCAGGCGGCTGGATGCACTCCATGCCTTCCATCTCAGATGGCCGTGTGTTTATGGGGTACCAGGGCGGTTTAATCGTCTCACTCGACGCCTCGACAGGCAACGAGCTATGGCGCTATAAGAGCTCCGATAAATCCTACATTCATGGTCAGGCAACTGGTTCCTCCCCTGCCGTAGCGGATGGAGTCGTCTACATGGGATTCCCTGACGGAAACGTTGCTGCAATAGACGCGGGCACAGGTTCCTTAAAATGGAAATATCGTACGGATGGCGGAATCATTTCATCAGCAGCCGTTAGTGGAGAAACCATCTTCATCGGTTCCAACGACGGAAAGCTTTATGCGCTTGACCGAATAACAGGACAGCCATTATGGCATCATGAAATTGGAGCTTGGGTGGCATCTTCCCCTGCGATTTCAGGAAATACGCTTGTTGTTGGTGCTCATGATGGAAATCTTTATGCATACACACCTGGAGGAAAATCTGCCCAAAGATGGCCGCGAGTAACCGGTAAGGTGACGGATGCTGATACCGGAAAACCGGTAGCCGGTGCGACCGTTGTAGCGACCGATACCGAGGGGAACCGCCTGACTTCAGTAGCCAATGCTGATGGCCAATACCTGATCGGATTAAAGCCAGGCAATTATACTCTTTCTACAAAACGAAGAGGGTTTCATTCAGACACTTCTCTTTCTGTCACGATGGTAGAGGGGAAAAATGAAACGAAGGAACTAAAGCTAAACGCCATAACCGAGCCGATTGCAGGAGAATCTCAGGAAGCTCCAGATTTTCATGCAGGAAGCACCCGCTTGGACGCAACAACAGACAACCCGTACCATTACATTATCAATAACAAGGTAGAGGCGACCATCTCTACACAAGTGGCTGCCAATAATCAGGCCGGTACTTTCCAGCCAGGATGGCTAGGCGATTTTGCCCTACAGGATGATAATGCCATGGAAACCTTGGATTGGAGCGAGTTAATCCTTTCACCGACTATGAATGATCCACAAGTTCCATGGAACCGTTCTGGAGAATGGCTGTCTCTTCCTAAAATCGAGACCTTAGGAAACGCAATAAAAGCTTCCGGAGAAGCACAAATTGATCCGTCCATCAAGACGTCGGTCACCTACCAATTGCTTCCGGATGCACCGGTGGCCAAGCTAACCTTGGAATTAGAAAATACCGGAACAAAAGATTTCAAAGGATACTTCCAATATTTACTCGATCCAGACAGTTCTGATGACACGGCAATAGTTCCAGGTTTTGCAAACGTTAATCCCGGCTTCAAGACTTCCGGATGGACGGGGAATTATGTGTATGATGGGCCTAAAACCGCTATAAACAGCCCGGCACATGGGATTGCCTGGGTCAAAGACAAACCAACTGGGATCAGTGCCTTCGGTTATATTTTCGGTGCCTCCTTTGATGCAAGTGTAGCAGCAGGCGAAAAACGGACAATCAGCTGGTACCACATCACCGACTATCCTGCCGAAGGAACGAACCCCGCAGCTAATATTGAGCGGTGGGCAACACAGCTGGAAACATTGGATCCAAATGCAGCAGAGTAA
- the fabF gene encoding beta-ketoacyl-ACP synthase II: MERVVITGMGVVSPIGNNLKTFWNNLINGESGISLIDTFDVTNHKAKIAGVIRDFDADEIFGKKEARRLDRFSQFSLAAAEQAWTDSELDLKRIDGERLGVYVGSGIGGLETLIENIDALRQKGPRRVSPTLVPAMISNAAAAQISIQWNAMGPSMSPVSACAIGNTAIGEAFRLIRSGEVDVMFAGGTEAAITDLSIASFGNATALSTRNDDPTKASRPFDENRDGFVMSEGAGILILESLSHALRREAKIYAEVIGYGASSDAHHMVATHPEGRGAYLAMRSALKNANISPEEIDVISAHATSTKVGDISETMAIKQLFGKLAYQIPITANKSMLGHMLGAAGGVEAIALAMSIKEEIVPPTINLENPDPLCDLDYVPSVARQVKINMGLSNSFGFGGHNAAIVLKKYE, from the coding sequence GTGGAAAGAGTTGTGATTACAGGTATGGGAGTAGTCTCTCCTATAGGAAACAACCTCAAGACATTTTGGAACAATCTGATTAACGGAGAGTCTGGTATATCCCTTATTGATACATTTGATGTTACTAATCATAAGGCAAAAATTGCAGGTGTCATACGAGATTTTGATGCAGATGAAATTTTTGGAAAGAAAGAAGCAAGACGTTTAGATCGCTTTTCTCAATTTTCTTTGGCTGCAGCCGAACAAGCTTGGACAGACTCTGAGTTAGACCTCAAACGTATAGACGGAGAAAGGTTAGGCGTATACGTAGGTTCAGGTATAGGGGGACTTGAAACCTTAATTGAAAATATTGATGCGCTTAGACAGAAGGGACCAAGAAGAGTCAGCCCAACTCTAGTACCTGCCATGATTTCTAATGCTGCTGCTGCACAAATTAGTATCCAATGGAACGCCATGGGACCTTCTATGTCTCCTGTTTCCGCATGTGCAATTGGAAATACAGCTATCGGAGAAGCCTTTAGACTAATCCGTTCTGGAGAAGTTGACGTTATGTTTGCGGGTGGAACAGAGGCAGCTATAACAGACTTATCAATAGCAAGCTTTGGTAATGCTACAGCATTATCAACAAGAAACGACGATCCAACTAAAGCTAGTCGTCCATTTGATGAAAATCGAGATGGATTTGTCATGTCAGAAGGAGCTGGAATTCTAATCTTAGAATCCTTATCTCATGCTTTACGTAGAGAGGCAAAGATTTATGCAGAAGTCATTGGATATGGTGCAAGTTCAGATGCACACCATATGGTAGCTACACACCCAGAAGGTAGAGGGGCCTATCTTGCAATGAGATCAGCTTTAAAAAATGCCAATATATCTCCTGAGGAAATTGATGTTATTAGTGCCCATGCAACAAGTACAAAAGTGGGGGACATCTCTGAAACGATGGCTATTAAGCAGCTATTTGGAAAGCTAGCTTATCAGATTCCAATAACAGCTAATAAATCTATGCTTGGTCATATGTTAGGGGCAGCTGGTGGAGTTGAAGCAATTGCTTTAGCAATGAGCATAAAGGAAGAGATAGTTCCTCCAACAATTAACTTAGAAAATCCTGATCCATTATGTGATCTAGATTATGTACCGTCTGTTGCTCGCCAAGTGAAAATAAATATGGGGCTATCTAACTCATTTGGTTTTGGAGGTCATAATGCGGCTATTGTTTTAAAAAAATACGAGTGA
- a CDS encoding helix-turn-helix transcriptional regulator, whose amino-acid sequence MNDKTRLEALSTFLKAKRAQIKPESIGLPVGTRRRTPGLRREEVAQLAGVSTTWYTWLEQGRDIKVSSIVFDCISTALQLNNDERDYLYDLALEAKSEITHPKKDQSELSPSLKRILAELTYCPTIITDRHCHIVGWNPAAAHVFLDFEQIPNDQRNLIRLVFTRKEFKALAVNWEHFAKGFLAIFRTYYGHYLGDEWYNQFIKEMSHSHPEFQDLWLESQVSKAPEMIIEFRHAKAGKMLFNLTSLQVQGDMDLRCSIYTPVEETDTEKKLKRLMKRVSVEN is encoded by the coding sequence ATGAATGATAAAACTAGGCTTGAAGCTTTGTCGACATTCTTAAAAGCTAAGCGTGCTCAAATTAAGCCAGAGTCAATTGGTTTGCCTGTCGGAACCCGGAGAAGGACACCTGGGTTACGAAGAGAAGAGGTTGCACAACTAGCAGGTGTAAGTACCACTTGGTATACATGGCTAGAGCAGGGAAGAGATATAAAAGTTTCTTCAATCGTATTTGATTGTATTTCTACAGCTTTGCAATTAAATAATGATGAAAGAGACTACTTATATGACCTGGCATTAGAAGCAAAATCGGAAATTACACATCCAAAAAAGGATCAATCAGAGCTTAGCCCTTCTTTAAAACGAATACTAGCTGAATTAACATATTGTCCGACTATCATTACGGATCGACATTGCCATATTGTGGGCTGGAATCCTGCAGCTGCTCATGTTTTTTTAGATTTTGAACAAATACCGAATGATCAAAGAAATTTGATTCGTTTAGTGTTCACCAGAAAAGAATTCAAAGCATTGGCCGTCAATTGGGAACATTTTGCGAAAGGTTTTCTTGCCATTTTCCGTACCTATTATGGACACTATTTAGGCGATGAATGGTACAACCAATTTATTAAAGAAATGAGTCATTCACATCCAGAATTCCAAGATTTATGGCTAGAAAGTCAAGTGAGTAAGGCTCCAGAAATGATAATTGAATTCAGACATGCTAAAGCAGGCAAAATGTTGTTTAATTTAACTTCTCTCCAAGTTCAAGGTGATATGGATTTACGGTGCAGTATCTATACACCAGTAGAGGAAACAGATACAGAAAAGAAATTAAAGCGATTAATGAAGAGGGTTTCCGTTGAAAATTAA